Within Elizabethkingia sp. JS20170427COW, the genomic segment TATTGTAAGAGAACAACTTCAAAAAGTCTTCACCTTTGCAGAAATAGAAGTGCAAGAAGATTTATTAGCCGCTGCATATGCTGTTTACAGAGGCAACCCTACTATGGTTTGTATATTAGGAACAGGATCTAACTCTTGTTATTTTGATGGCAAAGAAGTAAAAATAGAACTCCCTTCTTTAGGCTTTCTATTAGGCGATGATGGAGCAGGAAGTGCTATGGGGAAACGTATCGTGAAAAATTATTTCATGAAAAAATTACCTCCCGAACTAGACCTTGAGTTTTCTAAAGACTATCAGTTAAGTATTGAGGAGCTTCTGCAAAACATGTATCATAAAAACAATATGGTAAATGCTTATTTTGCCAACTTCAATAAGTTTGTTGCAAAATGGAAAGACCATCCATTTATCCAAAACATGGTATATGATGAGTTTAAAAACTTTATCGAATACCAACTTCTTCCTTATAAAGAAATTAAAGATTCTGAAGTTAGCTTTATTGGATCTATCGCTCATGTATATAGTGATATTCTAAAATCTGTAGCTGCAGAATATAATTTAAATTTTGGAATTATCGTCCAAAAACCTATCGACAATCTAGTTAAGTATCATGTAGATTACATCTTCCCATCCTTAGCTATTAAATAAATTTTATCATCAATGAATCAAAAAGATCAAGAAAGGTTTAAAAAAGCTGCCCTAGAATACCACAGGATAGAGCCTAAAGGTAAAATAGAAGTTATCCCTTCTAAACCTCACTCTTCCCAAAGGGATTTATCTCTAGCATACTCTCCTGGTGTGGCAGAACCTTGTTTAGAAATTGAAAGAGATCGCTCTTTAGCTTATGAATATACTGGAAAAGGAAACCTTGTCGCTGTAATCTCAAACGGTACCGCTGTTTTAGGGCTGGGAGACATAGGAGCCGAAGCTTCTAAACCTGTGATGGAAGGTAAAGGATTACTTTTCAAAATCTTTGCAGACATCAACGTTTTCGATATAGAAATCAATGAAAAAGATCCTGAAAAATTCATCCAAGTAGTAAAAGCGATCGCTCCTACTTTTGGAGGAATTAACCTA encodes:
- a CDS encoding BadF/BadG/BcrA/BcrD ATPase family protein; this translates as MIAIVDGGSTKCDWVILENSGLEVLKTKTKGFNPNNTAADTIPEEIHKNEDLENIKDQIQHIFFYGSGCGVQENRDIVREQLQKVFTFAEIEVQEDLLAAAYAVYRGNPTMVCILGTGSNSCYFDGKEVKIELPSLGFLLGDDGAGSAMGKRIVKNYFMKKLPPELDLEFSKDYQLSIEELLQNMYHKNNMVNAYFANFNKFVAKWKDHPFIQNMVYDEFKNFIEYQLLPYKEIKDSEVSFIGSIAHVYSDILKSVAAEYNLNFGIIVQKPIDNLVKYHVDYIFPSLAIK